Proteins encoded by one window of Actinomycetota bacterium:
- a CDS encoding tetratricopeptide repeat protein, protein MALIERTLRLQRTILSLTVAGAAVVFWRATYDVFNTVKVTWIVVGVIVLLAIGAVRVNRTRRLTVPRTRLWWALGAFTVLLLLATVTSQTPMRSFVGDPGRHTGAAAYLAYVILMVFAVRLHLRQPANHLAVALVLASVPVAVYALAQAADVGPFDWQAVEGGPQVVSSFGNADFLAAWLGITVPLAVWLVLRPGAAAWSRWAGAAAAALAYVAGLATGSLQGAIVAPSGTAVVLAAWAWTHPGEAVRRWRGPVAVLGAILAVAVATLAVTGAGPFSQIQANLDRSLETRTGKWAAGLDMIADQPLLGVGLDAYGDHFHAYRSQELATESGLRRTVDDPHDVPLAMFTGGGVPLGAAYLAIVVGVALAAWRGLRRTDASDHLLVAAIAGAWLAYQLQSLVSIDVPPVAVLQWVLGGVLVARGSRPDTELVALPGAPPLHIPKGKKPSKARPVPLRRANPVLVTAIGVVGLMALALATWPLRADLAAGRARDLAARGDVDAAVDAYADAASVATWEGQYSAFRASVLAEAGRTDDARIAIDEATAREPRDLANVVNRARLLVAAGRIEDASATYERVLQLDPSTPEIVAEVGRFHLEHGDPDRAVELLAHAVEERPDETSWQALLTQARQAAS, encoded by the coding sequence ATGGCCCTGATCGAGCGGACGCTGCGGCTGCAGCGGACCATCCTCAGCCTCACCGTCGCGGGGGCGGCGGTGGTGTTCTGGCGCGCGACCTACGACGTCTTCAACACCGTGAAGGTGACCTGGATCGTCGTCGGGGTGATCGTGCTCCTGGCGATAGGCGCGGTCCGCGTGAACCGCACGCGGCGACTGACGGTCCCCCGCACCCGGTTGTGGTGGGCGCTGGGTGCGTTCACCGTGCTCCTGCTGCTGGCGACCGTGACATCGCAGACGCCGATGCGCTCGTTCGTCGGCGACCCCGGCCGCCACACCGGGGCGGCGGCCTACCTCGCCTACGTGATCCTGATGGTCTTCGCGGTGAGGTTGCACCTGCGCCAACCGGCCAACCACCTCGCGGTCGCCCTGGTCCTCGCATCGGTCCCGGTCGCCGTGTACGCCCTCGCTCAGGCTGCAGACGTCGGGCCTTTCGACTGGCAGGCCGTCGAGGGTGGTCCCCAGGTCGTCTCGAGTTTCGGCAACGCCGACTTCCTGGCCGCCTGGCTCGGGATCACCGTCCCGCTGGCGGTCTGGCTGGTCCTGCGACCTGGTGCCGCGGCGTGGTCCCGCTGGGCGGGAGCGGCCGCGGCGGCGCTCGCGTACGTGGCGGGTCTGGCCACCGGATCGCTCCAGGGCGCGATCGTCGCCCCGTCGGGCACGGCCGTGGTGTTGGCGGCGTGGGCGTGGACGCATCCCGGCGAGGCGGTCCGACGCTGGCGCGGGCCGGTGGCGGTGCTCGGCGCGATCCTCGCGGTGGCCGTGGCGACCCTGGCGGTGACGGGAGCGGGACCGTTCAGCCAGATCCAGGCCAACCTCGACCGCAGCCTCGAGACCAGGACGGGCAAGTGGGCGGCGGGCCTCGACATGATCGCGGACCAGCCGTTGCTCGGGGTCGGCCTCGACGCGTACGGAGACCACTTCCACGCGTACCGCTCGCAGGAGCTGGCCACCGAGTCGGGCCTGCGGCGGACCGTCGACGACCCCCACGACGTGCCCCTGGCGATGTTCACAGGCGGCGGTGTCCCGCTCGGGGCGGCGTACCTCGCGATCGTGGTGGGCGTCGCCCTCGCCGCGTGGCGGGGCCTACGACGGACGGATGCGAGCGATCACCTGCTTGTCGCGGCGATCGCCGGCGCCTGGCTCGCGTACCAGCTGCAGTCGCTGGTCTCGATCGATGTGCCGCCGGTCGCGGTGCTGCAGTGGGTGCTGGGCGGTGTGCTGGTCGCTCGCGGATCACGCCCCGACACCGAGCTCGTCGCGCTGCCGGGGGCTCCACCCCTGCACATCCCCAAGGGCAAGAAGCCGAGCAAGGCGCGCCCGGTACCGCTACGACGGGCCAACCCGGTGCTCGTGACCGCCATCGGCGTGGTCGGGCTGATGGCGCTGGCCCTCGCCACGTGGCCGTTGCGAGCCGATCTCGCGGCGGGTCGTGCTCGCGACCTGGCGGCACGCGGTGACGTCGATGCCGCGGTCGACGCGTACGCCGACGCCGCATCGGTCGCCACGTGGGAGGGTCAGTACTCCGCGTTCCGCGCGTCGGTTCTGGCGGAGGCGGGACGGACCGACGACGCGCGGATCGCGATCGACGAGGCGACCGCTCGCGAGCCGCGCGATCTCGCCAACGTGGTCAACCGTGCCCGGCTGCTCGTGGCGGCGGGGCGGATCGAGGATGCGAGCGCAACCTACGAGCGGGTGCTGCAGCTCGATCCCTCCACGCCGGAGATCGTGGCCGAGGTGGGTCGCTTCCACCTCGAGCACGGTGATCCCGATCGCGCCGTCGAGCTGCTGGCGCACGCGGTCGAGGAGCGCCCCGACGAGACCAGCTGGCAGGCTCTACTGACGCAGGCGCGCCAGGCGGCGAGCTGA
- a CDS encoding ACT domain-containing protein has translation MPHRDLVIIPDDQPGVLARIGRALGDAGVNIEGVSAFTGQGKGIVHLLVDEPHKANQALAEAGFDVKAMRRVLVSDVADRPGALAELSQKLADAEVNIEQAYIATPGGGATPTRIVLVVDDVDRGKAALGMEPDDLSEEE, from the coding sequence GTGCCCCACCGTGACCTCGTGATCATCCCCGACGACCAGCCCGGCGTGCTCGCGCGCATCGGACGAGCGCTCGGCGACGCTGGCGTCAACATCGAGGGCGTGAGTGCCTTCACCGGGCAGGGCAAGGGCATCGTGCACCTGCTCGTGGACGAGCCACACAAGGCGAACCAGGCGCTGGCCGAGGCGGGCTTCGACGTCAAGGCGATGCGCCGCGTGCTCGTGTCGGACGTCGCGGACCGGCCCGGGGCGCTGGCCGAGCTGAGCCAGAAGCTCGCCGACGCCGAGGTCAACATCGAGCAGGCGTACATCGCGACGCCCGGGGGTGGGGCGACGCCCACACGCATCGTGCTGGTCGTCGATGACGTCGACAGGGGCAAGGCGGCGCTGGGGATGGAGCCGGACGACCTCTCCGAGGAGGAGTGA
- a CDS encoding DsbA family protein: protein MCRNGRRSERPVSRSRSSSSSPVATTCSRRTGVCRSTRSRTCCAPPPCCYRSSPASPRTGSPTDSAGLRHHQRWSPRRHHREHAPPDPRVGDRRSVRAPDAVGSRPAHRRTLGGTRPVPRGAALDREPPGRADRRWDRAAAPRSSHHRRERAGPALLLRVAVPADRHRRRPHRQAAPRGGRQAGLRGDRVGRAVRVRVDPACPAGGTRERRLTPAARTGGSDNRATVLAGTRTRDEDRAVSRTFGLTFDYLCPFARNVAEHVVLALRGGANLEVDFVPFSLTQNNRADDETDVWGLDDPSAEAGILALQAGLAVRDHSPDRFLDTHIELFRARHDRGEDIRDRAVVRGALERAGDLDVDAILAIVDDGEPLDTLRKEHEAAVTDHAVFGVPTFIGQQRAVFVRLMRRPDGDAELAIRTVDRVLDLVDGWSDLNEFKQTVVPR, encoded by the coding sequence ATGTGCCGCAACGGGCGGCGGTCGGAGCGGCCGGTCTCACGTTCGCGCTCGTCATCTTCGTCGCCGGTAGCAACGACGTGCTCGCGGCGGACTGGGGTGTGTCGCTCAACGCGCTCACGAACGTGCTGCGCACCACCGCCGTGTTGCTACCGATCCTCACCGGCCTCGCCACGTACCGGGTCGCCGACCGACTCAGCCGGCCTCCGCCACCACCAGCGGTGGAGTCCCCGGCGGCATCATCGTGAACACGCTCCACCTGATCCTCGGGTGGGCGATCGTCGGAGCGTTCGCGCTCCTGATGCTGTGGGGTCTCGCCCTGCGCATCGCCGGACGCTCGGAGGAACCCGTCCCGTTCCGCGCGGTGCTGCACTGGACCGAGAACCTCCTGGTCGTGCAGATCGTCGTTGGGATCGTGCTGCTGCTCCTCGGTCGTCGCATCACCGGCGTGAGCGTGCCGGTCCTGCACTACTTCTACGGGTCGCTGTTCCCGCTGATCGCCATCGTCGGCGGCCGCATCGCCAAGCTGCGCCGCGAGGAGGCCGGCAAGCCGGGCTACGTGGGGATCGCGTGGGGCGCGCTGTTCGCGTTCGCGTTGACCCTGCGTGCCCTGCAGGTGGGACTCGCGAGCGTCGGCTGACCCCGGCTGCCCGAACGGGAGGAAGCGACAACCGAGCGACGGTGTTAGCTGGTACCCGGACCCGAGACGAGGACCGCGCCGTGAGCCGGACGTTCGGACTGACCTTCGACTACCTGTGCCCGTTCGCACGTAACGTCGCCGAGCACGTCGTCCTGGCGTTGCGTGGCGGCGCCAACCTGGAGGTGGACTTCGTCCCCTTCTCGTTGACGCAGAACAACCGCGCCGACGACGAGACCGACGTCTGGGGGCTCGACGACCCGTCGGCCGAAGCCGGCATCCTCGCGCTGCAAGCCGGCCTCGCCGTGCGTGACCACTCCCCCGACCGCTTCCTGGACACCCACATCGAGCTGTTCCGTGCCCGTCACGACCGGGGCGAGGACATCCGCGACCGCGCGGTGGTCCGCGGGGCGCTGGAACGGGCTGGCGACCTCGACGTGGACGCGATCCTGGCGATCGTCGACGACGGCGAGCCGCTCGACACGCTCCGGAAGGAGCACGAGGCAGCCGTGACCGATCACGCCGTGTTCGGCGTGCCCACGTTCATCGGTCAGCAGCGTGCGGTCTTCGTGCGGCTCATGCGCCGCCCCGACGGTGACGCGGAACTCGCGATCCGTACGGTCGACCGCGTCCTCGACCTCGTGGACGGCTGGAGCGACCTCAACGAGTTCAAGCAGACGGTCGTGCCGCGCTGA
- a CDS encoding ubiquinol-cytochrome c reductase iron-sulfur subunit, translating into MSTTVDRAQQREREDRAARGAAAAFLVAIAAAIGLFVVYLSGGHTQGEGALLFVAFGGIGVGLGIWAKVLLPEPELVEDRPPLHSTAEERAEFVKVYGGSAGQSRSPRRRFLVRLLAGAGTSLGLALLLPFRSLGPGPESELFRTSWREGEHLVTAEGERIRAADVVADEIVTVFPESATTPEQRADSQAVLIGLRAERMALPEGSPPTVEQLVVYSKICTHAGCPVGLYRAAVGELLCPCHQSTFDVNEGARVRSGPAGRPLPQLPLGTDDDGFLISLGDFEGPVGPAFWNMSDRPGSDA; encoded by the coding sequence GTGAGCACGACGGTTGATCGGGCGCAGCAGCGTGAGCGCGAGGACCGTGCGGCACGGGGCGCTGCGGCCGCGTTCCTCGTCGCGATCGCGGCCGCGATCGGCCTGTTCGTCGTCTACCTGAGCGGCGGCCACACGCAGGGCGAGGGCGCCCTGCTGTTCGTCGCGTTCGGTGGGATCGGGGTGGGCCTGGGGATCTGGGCGAAGGTGCTGCTCCCCGAGCCCGAACTCGTCGAGGACCGACCACCGCTCCACAGCACCGCCGAGGAGCGGGCCGAGTTCGTCAAGGTCTACGGCGGCTCGGCTGGACAGTCGCGCTCGCCACGCCGCCGCTTCCTCGTGCGCTTGTTGGCCGGAGCCGGGACCTCGCTGGGGCTCGCGCTGCTCCTGCCGTTCCGGTCGCTGGGCCCGGGGCCGGAGAGCGAACTCTTCAGGACCAGCTGGCGCGAGGGCGAGCACCTCGTCACGGCCGAAGGCGAGCGGATCCGGGCGGCCGACGTCGTCGCCGACGAGATCGTCACCGTCTTCCCCGAGTCGGCGACGACCCCCGAGCAACGTGCCGATTCGCAGGCGGTGCTGATCGGCCTGCGTGCCGAACGCATGGCGCTACCCGAGGGATCGCCGCCGACGGTCGAGCAGCTCGTCGTCTACTCCAAGATCTGCACGCACGCCGGCTGCCCTGTGGGGCTCTACCGAGCTGCCGTCGGCGAGCTGCTGTGCCCGTGCCACCAGTCGACCTTCGACGTCAACGAGGGTGCCCGGGTGCGGTCGGGACCGGCGGGTCGGCCGCTGCCACAGCTCCCCCTCGGGACCGACGACGACGGCTTCCTGATCTCGCTCGGCGACTTCGAGGGTCCGGTCGGGCCCGCCTTCTGGAACATGAGCGATCGGCCCGGGAGTGATGCGTGA
- a CDS encoding c-type cytochrome codes for MANAVPSRLLRRSAVVLGVLTVAVVLEASAGAGQEGQTNPRGQDLYAAQCALCHGEMGRGIEGTGPPLVGVGAASVDFMLRTGRMPLPHPDARMTHEAPKVTDEQREDLIAYITGLSDDPGPPIPAVDPAAGDLSRGRELFTHNCAACHGPTAAGIAVGQRDIAPDLDEATALEIAEAVRTGPGVMPVFSEDVYDQHDLDSVVAWVLDLRDRATPGGAHVGRSGPVFEGAVAWILGLGLLLIVIYLLGERTEEGGVGEHDG; via the coding sequence GTGGCGAACGCCGTGCCCTCGCGCCTCCTCCGTCGCAGCGCGGTCGTGTTGGGGGTCCTGACCGTCGCGGTCGTGCTCGAGGCATCGGCGGGTGCCGGCCAGGAGGGCCAGACCAACCCGCGGGGTCAGGACCTGTACGCGGCGCAGTGCGCTCTGTGCCACGGGGAGATGGGGCGCGGGATCGAGGGTACGGGTCCTCCGCTCGTCGGCGTCGGCGCGGCCTCGGTCGACTTCATGCTGCGCACGGGACGGATGCCGTTGCCGCACCCGGACGCGCGCATGACCCACGAGGCGCCGAAGGTCACCGACGAGCAGCGCGAGGACCTGATCGCCTACATCACGGGGCTGAGCGATGACCCCGGGCCTCCGATCCCCGCGGTGGACCCGGCGGCGGGCGACCTCTCTCGTGGCCGCGAGCTGTTCACGCACAACTGCGCGGCGTGCCACGGTCCTACGGCCGCCGGGATCGCGGTGGGGCAGCGGGACATCGCCCCGGATCTCGACGAGGCGACCGCCCTCGAGATCGCCGAGGCGGTCCGTACCGGCCCCGGGGTCATGCCGGTCTTCAGCGAGGACGTGTACGACCAGCACGACCTCGACTCGGTCGTCGCCTGGGTGCTCGACCTGCGTGACCGCGCTACTCCAGGCGGGGCGCACGTCGGTCGGAGCGGTCCGGTGTTCGAGGGCGCGGTGGCGTGGATCCTCGGTCTGGGTCTGCTGCTGATCGTCATCTACCTGCTCGGCGAACGCACGGAGGAGGGAGGTGTCGGTGAGCACGACGGTTGA
- a CDS encoding ATP-binding cassette domain-containing protein encodes MSDAAVRIRARVGQLDLDVTLEPRTAPVTALVGPNGAGKSATFAALLGHIGPTLLLPPVGWSPQRGGLLPRLRPREQVARFARGCSPLGGPDDVAALLVTLGIDPDDRRRADELSVGEAQRVAVARALFAASLALLDEPTAAQDAAGAAAVRRAIRRYADLGGHVVVASHQPEDAHALADRLVVIEAGRVTQVGTPAELAAAPASTYVARVAGATVLDGTVDGHELIGDWGRLTVPDGTPSGPAAATIRPAAVALHPAPPTGSSARNVLVGRVVALLDTADAVLVRLDTRPPLIAALTHAAARDLDLHPGSEVAATVKANDITVTPR; translated from the coding sequence GTGAGCGATGCAGCGGTACGGATACGTGCGCGGGTGGGCCAGCTCGACCTCGACGTCACGCTGGAGCCACGCACGGCGCCCGTGACCGCGCTGGTGGGGCCGAACGGGGCGGGGAAGTCGGCCACTTTCGCCGCGTTGCTCGGCCACATCGGCCCGACGCTGCTGCTCCCGCCAGTCGGCTGGTCACCACAGCGCGGCGGGCTGCTGCCGCGCCTGCGACCGCGAGAGCAGGTGGCGCGGTTCGCTCGTGGCTGTTCGCCGCTGGGAGGGCCCGACGACGTGGCCGCACTCCTGGTCACGCTCGGGATAGACCCCGACGATCGTCGTCGTGCTGACGAGCTGTCCGTGGGCGAGGCCCAGCGCGTGGCGGTCGCGCGCGCCCTGTTCGCCGCCTCGTTGGCTCTGCTCGATGAGCCGACTGCGGCACAGGATGCCGCGGGTGCGGCCGCCGTCCGGCGCGCCATCCGCAGGTACGCCGATCTGGGCGGCCACGTGGTCGTGGCATCACACCAACCCGAAGATGCCCATGCCCTAGCCGACCGTCTCGTCGTCATCGAAGCCGGTCGCGTCACCCAGGTGGGTACGCCAGCCGAGCTAGCCGCCGCTCCCGCCTCCACCTACGTCGCCCGCGTCGCCGGCGCGACCGTCCTCGATGGGACGGTCGACGGACACGAGCTGATCGGCGACTGGGGACGACTGACGGTTCCCGATGGGACGCCCAGCGGCCCGGCTGCCGCGACCATACGCCCCGCCGCGGTCGCGCTCCACCCCGCTCCCCCGACGGGCTCGTCCGCACGCAACGTCCTCGTCGGCCGGGTCGTCGCGCTGCTCGACACGGCCGATGCCGTCCTCGTCCGGCTCGACACCCGACCGCCACTGATCGCTGCCCTGACGCACGCTGCCGCCCGCGACCTCGACCTACATCCTGGTAGCGAGGTGGCCGCGACGGTCAAGGCCAACGACATCACGGTGACTCCACGTTGA
- a CDS encoding ABC transporter permease subunit, translating into MAVRTTAALGAGLLLAPLLALAIAGGVSNLGAAVGSNAVQQALWLTAWTSTIATVLAVATGVALAYVAERARGGWATVAGLVSELPLVVPPVVVGLGLLLAFGRNGLLGGALDAAGLRLTFTSAAVVIAQASVALPLVVLAVRAGLASTDPTAELAADALGASAWERFRWATLPSLRSAILLGAALGWGRAAGEFGATLTFAGSLPGSTRTLPLEVFNELQDQPRQAAAAALLQLLVAGLVLVAARRLRGRIS; encoded by the coding sequence TTGGCGGTCCGCACGACCGCCGCTCTCGGTGCGGGGCTCCTGCTCGCGCCCCTGCTCGCCCTCGCCATCGCAGGAGGCGTAAGCAACCTCGGAGCCGCCGTCGGCAGCAATGCAGTCCAGCAGGCTCTGTGGCTGACGGCGTGGACGAGCACGATCGCGACGGTCCTGGCGGTAGCGACCGGTGTCGCGCTCGCCTACGTCGCCGAGAGGGCGCGGGGCGGCTGGGCGACGGTCGCCGGGCTGGTCAGCGAGCTCCCCCTGGTCGTCCCACCGGTCGTGGTGGGGCTGGGGCTGCTCCTGGCGTTCGGGCGCAACGGCCTGCTCGGAGGTGCGCTCGACGCCGCCGGGCTGCGGCTGACCTTCACCTCGGCCGCGGTGGTGATCGCCCAGGCGTCGGTCGCGCTGCCGCTGGTCGTCCTGGCGGTCCGAGCCGGTCTCGCATCGACCGACCCGACCGCAGAGCTCGCTGCCGACGCGCTCGGAGCGAGCGCGTGGGAGCGCTTCCGCTGGGCCACGTTACCGTCGCTGCGCAGCGCGATCCTGCTGGGGGCCGCGCTCGGGTGGGGTCGCGCCGCCGGTGAGTTCGGCGCCACCCTGACCTTCGCCGGCTCGCTCCCGGGCTCCACCCGCACGCTGCCGCTGGAGGTCTTCAACGAGCTACAGGACCAGCCCCGACAGGCTGCCGCAGCCGCGCTCCTGCAGCTGCTGGTCGCCGGTCTGGTCCTCGTCGCCGCGCGACGCCTGCGGGGCAGGATCTCGTGA
- a CDS encoding slipin family protein — translation MILIAAVRIVKEYERGVILRLGRVVGAKGPGLFLIVPIIDKMIKVNLQTVTMDIPPQDVITKDNVTVRVNAVTYFNVVDPVKAVIQIQNYLFGTSQVAQTTLRSILGQVELDDLLINRDEINDRLQQIIDELTNPWGVKVTLVEVKDVDLPESMRRAMARQAEAERERRAKVIHAQGEYEAATRLAEAATEMATSPGAMQLRVLSTMAEVAAEKNSTLIFPLPMELLRFMDAAAAGVAAKR, via the coding sequence ATGATCCTCATCGCAGCGGTCCGCATCGTGAAGGAGTACGAGCGGGGCGTGATCCTGCGACTCGGCCGGGTCGTCGGCGCGAAGGGGCCCGGCCTATTCCTGATCGTCCCGATCATCGACAAGATGATCAAGGTCAACCTGCAGACCGTCACGATGGACATCCCGCCGCAGGACGTCATCACCAAGGACAACGTCACCGTCAGGGTCAACGCGGTGACCTACTTCAACGTGGTCGACCCGGTGAAGGCCGTCATCCAGATCCAGAACTACCTGTTCGGCACGTCCCAGGTGGCCCAGACCACGCTGCGGAGCATCCTCGGCCAGGTCGAGCTCGACGACCTGCTGATCAACCGCGACGAGATCAACGATCGGCTGCAGCAGATCATCGACGAGCTCACCAACCCGTGGGGCGTCAAGGTCACCCTGGTCGAGGTGAAGGACGTGGACCTGCCCGAGTCCATGCGTCGGGCGATGGCGCGCCAGGCGGAGGCCGAGCGCGAGCGCCGCGCCAAGGTGATCCACGCCCAAGGCGAGTACGAGGCGGCTACCCGTCTCGCCGAGGCGGCCACCGAGATGGCGACGAGCCCCGGCGCGATGCAGTTGCGGGTGCTGTCGACGATGGCGGAGGTCGCCGCCGAGAAGAACTCGACGCTGATCTTCCCGCTGCCGATGGAGCTACTGCGGTTCATGGACGCGGCCGCGGCCGGGGTTGCTGCCAAGCGGTGA
- a CDS encoding ATP-dependent Clp protease proteolytic subunit, whose amino-acid sequence MGRGRRVALAVGVLSLWLAVSAATLAAAFQAGPTVATTTVSGVITPVIDDHLRDTVASAAAEGHEALIVTLDTPGGLVTSMRSIVQTFLAAEIPVVVHVAPRGADAGSAGTFITLAAHIAAMAPATTIGAATPVDLEGGEVGDKIVNNAAAYAEAIAEERGRNVEFAVDAVRDGRSITADEALEIGAIDLIAATTEELLEAIDGLTIELADGEVTLRTADAGLVPAELSGVRRLLQRLADPNLAFIFISLGTLAIIYEVANPGVGAGGIAGVILLILAFFSLSVLPVNLAGAALLVLAAVLFISELFVPGVGVMGGGGTIALILGGLFLFQRPTGIGVDLGVLVPVAVVTAALVVLIGRMAWRLRNAPSVAPGDLYLGHEITVERSEAGVGRARIDGTWWRLRRRSGLPLTPGEVVRVTDRDGLDLIVEPLGSIDPSDTQPIAKEQP is encoded by the coding sequence ATGGGCCGGGGGCGTCGCGTAGCCCTGGCGGTCGGCGTGCTCTCGCTCTGGCTGGCCGTCAGCGCCGCAACCCTCGCTGCCGCGTTCCAGGCCGGACCCACCGTCGCCACGACGACCGTGTCCGGAGTCATCACGCCGGTCATCGACGACCACCTCCGCGACACCGTCGCGAGCGCTGCCGCCGAGGGACACGAGGCACTCATCGTCACGCTCGACACGCCGGGCGGGCTCGTGACCTCGATGCGCTCGATCGTGCAGACGTTCCTGGCGGCAGAGATCCCGGTGGTGGTCCACGTGGCCCCGCGCGGAGCCGATGCGGGCTCGGCAGGCACGTTCATCACGCTGGCCGCTCACATCGCCGCCATGGCACCGGCGACGACGATCGGCGCCGCCACGCCCGTCGATCTCGAGGGCGGGGAGGTCGGCGACAAGATCGTGAACAACGCTGCGGCGTACGCCGAGGCCATCGCCGAGGAGCGCGGCCGCAACGTCGAGTTCGCCGTCGACGCGGTGCGCGACGGCAGGTCCATCACGGCCGATGAAGCGTTGGAGATCGGCGCGATCGACCTTATCGCCGCCACGACCGAGGAGTTGCTCGAGGCGATCGACGGGCTGACGATCGAACTCGCCGACGGCGAGGTGACGCTGCGGACGGCCGATGCCGGACTCGTCCCGGCGGAGCTGTCGGGCGTGCGGCGGTTGCTGCAGCGCCTCGCGGACCCCAACCTCGCTTTCATCTTCATCTCGCTGGGGACCCTGGCGATCATCTACGAGGTCGCCAACCCGGGTGTCGGCGCTGGCGGCATCGCGGGCGTCATCCTGCTGATCCTGGCGTTCTTCTCCCTCTCCGTCCTGCCCGTGAACCTCGCTGGCGCCGCACTGCTGGTCCTGGCCGCGGTGTTGTTCATCTCCGAACTGTTCGTGCCCGGTGTCGGTGTGATGGGCGGTGGAGGCACTATCGCGCTCATCCTCGGTGGGTTGTTCCTCTTCCAGCGCCCCACCGGCATCGGCGTCGATCTCGGCGTCCTCGTCCCCGTCGCCGTCGTGACGGCCGCCCTCGTCGTGCTGATCGGCCGCATGGCGTGGCGTCTGCGCAACGCCCCGTCCGTCGCGCCCGGCGACCTGTACCTGGGGCACGAGATCACCGTCGAACGCAGCGAGGCCGGCGTCGGCCGCGCGCGGATCGACGGGACGTGGTGGCGTCTGCGCCGGCGCAGCGGCCTGCCGCTGACCCCCGGCGAGGTCGTCCGCGTCACGGACCGCGACGGGCTCGACCTGATCGTCGAACCACTGGGGTCGATCGACCCCTCGGACACCCAACCCATAGCTAAGGAGCAACCGTGA
- a CDS encoding substrate-binding domain-containing protein, with translation MPRLLAPIVILALFAACGPSSPTVLVASSLAGVADELTRAWDARGRVSEAGSQVLAAQIEAGASAEAVLLADPDIAQRLARAALAPPPVTVAKTGLSVLVAAGSDVGSIADLASRDVRLVLADAGVPLGRYTRTGLDRLERAAMLERGTSAAGILANARSLEDSARLVVAKLVAGEADAAIVYETDSLRAVAADPSLRILAWPEPGQIEVVYTAQALTARGEDLVRFLRSDAAASIWEEHGFKPH, from the coding sequence GTGCCACGTCTCCTGGCTCCGATCGTGATCCTGGCGCTTTTCGCTGCATGCGGCCCGTCCAGTCCGACGGTGCTGGTGGCCTCGTCGTTAGCAGGGGTCGCCGACGAGCTCACGCGCGCCTGGGACGCACGGGGGCGCGTCTCCGAGGCTGGCTCGCAGGTTCTGGCCGCGCAGATCGAGGCCGGGGCGAGCGCGGAGGCGGTACTGCTCGCCGACCCCGACATCGCGCAGCGCCTGGCCCGGGCGGCGCTCGCTCCCCCTCCGGTCACCGTGGCCAAGACCGGGCTGTCCGTACTGGTCGCCGCCGGCTCGGATGTGGGGTCGATCGCAGACCTCGCCAGCAGGGATGTCCGGCTCGTCCTGGCAGATGCCGGGGTCCCGCTCGGGCGCTACACCCGTACGGGCCTCGATCGGCTGGAACGAGCCGCGATGCTGGAGCGTGGTACCAGCGCCGCCGGGATCCTCGCCAACGCGCGCTCGCTGGAGGACTCGGCCCGGCTCGTCGTCGCCAAGCTGGTCGCAGGGGAAGCCGATGCGGCCATCGTCTACGAGACCGACTCGCTGCGTGCCGTCGCGGCCGATCCCTCGCTCCGCATCCTCGCGTGGCCCGAACCGGGGCAGATCGAGGTCGTCTACACGGCCCAAGCGCTCACCGCGCGGGGCGAGGACCTGGTGCGCTTCCTGCGGTCCGACGCGGCTGCCTCGATCTGGGAGGAACACGGGTTCAAGCCCCATTAG